One Rosa chinensis cultivar Old Blush chromosome 3, RchiOBHm-V2, whole genome shotgun sequence DNA window includes the following coding sequences:
- the LOC112193118 gene encoding uncharacterized protein LOC112193118 isoform X2, giving the protein MRKVGNLVRKGCKAVQDLNLVKLLQSEIQHELSSNYYPTSRSSSLGDFVVEWDSPQSKDVVLRRKLESGEEVAVSAMLGPFSDTTDREEYLYPRDVVMKVCVKKPGLSSILQFDCEIFEQDGIGSSFAIWEFYYIQSPARTGPSVYRGPSFRKRWKYLFWLLLEYPAVLKRSRKPKVRGVWQNYS; this is encoded by the exons ATGCGGAAGGTGGGCAATTTAGTACGGAAGGGATGCAAAGCTGTTCAGGATCTGAACTTGGTCAAGCTCCTCCAGTCTGAAATTCAACATGAGCTTTCCTCTAACTATTATCCG ACAAGCAGAAGCAGTTCATTGGGAGATTTTGTGGTGGAATGGGATTCACCGCAGTCCAAAGATGTGGTTTTGAGGAGAAAATTGGAGTCTGGAGAAGAGGTTGCTGTTTCAGCTATGTTGGGTCCCTTTTCGGATACCACTGACAGAGAGGAGTATTTGTATCCAAGGGATGTTGTGATGAAGGTATGCGTGAAGAAGCCTGGGTTGAGCTCTATACTGCAGTTTGACTGTGAGATTTTTGAGCAAGACGGTATTGGTTCTTCGTTTGCAATCTGGGAATTCTATTATATTCAATCACCAGCGCGAACTGGCCCTTCGGTCTATAGGGGTCCCTCATTCAG GAAACGCTGGAAATACCTCTTTTGGTTGCTATTAGAGTACCCTGCAGTTCTGAAGAGAAGTAGAAAGCCAAAAGTAAGAGGAGTCTGGCAGAATTACAGTTAG